In one Chelmon rostratus isolate fCheRos1 chromosome 7, fCheRos1.pri, whole genome shotgun sequence genomic region, the following are encoded:
- the LOC121609480 gene encoding integrin-linked kinase-associated serine/threonine phosphatase 2C isoform X1: MDLFDDLPEPTQTPAPVSAAQPPSTTEEEEEEEEERTFKRKRDDAECRSEEKEEEIKKVCREGLPVLRGYVAARRGEREEMQDAHVLLTDMSSCLSALPAQVSQVSYFAVFDGHGGARASRFAAENLHHNLAKKFPGGETENVDKLIKKCLLDTFRQTDEDFLKKASSQKPAWKDGSTATCLLVVDDMVYVANLGDSRAVLCRMEVSGGAGGQRRSVTLALSREHNPTIYEERMRIQRAGGTVRDGRVLGVLEVSRSIGDGQYKRCGVISTPDLRKCQLTANDRFIILACDGLFKVFSADEAVKFVLGVLQEGSVEPRPGLTEEELRFEAACQQLASEAVRRGCADNVTVILVSIGF, translated from the exons CTCCAGTTTCTGCAGCTCAGCCACCGtccaccacagaggaagaggaggaggaagaggaggagagaacatTCAAACGAAAACGAGACGATGCGGAGTGTCGCtcggaggaaaaggaggaggagatcaaGAAAGTTTGTAGAGAAG GTCTCCCCGTGCTGAGGGGCTACGTGGCGGCGAGGCGTGGCGAGCGCGAGGAGATGCAGGACGCTCACGTGCTGCTGACGGACATGAGCAGCTGTCTGTCCGCGCTGCCGGCACAAGT GTCTCAGGTTTCGTACTTCGCGGTGTTCGACGGTCACGGAGGAGCTCGAGCTTCTCGATTCGCTGCAGAGAATCTTCACCACAATCTGGCCAAGAAGTTCCCCGGCG GAGAAACAGAGAACGTGGACAAGCTGATCAAAAAATGTCTCCTGGACACTTTCCGGCAGACAGACGAAGACTTTCTGAAGAAAGCTTCCAGCCA GAAGCCGGCATGGAAGGACGGATCCACGGCCACCTGCCTGCTGGTGGTGGACGACATGGTGTACGTGGCCAATCTGGGAGACAGCAGG gCGGTGCTGTGTCGGATGGAGGtgtcaggaggagcagggggtcAGAGGAGGTCGGTGACTCTGGCTCTCAGCAGAGAACACAACCCGACCATCTacgaggagaggatgaggatcCAGAGAGCAGGAGGCACCGTCAG ggACGGCAGGGTGCTGGGTGTCCTCGAGGTGTCTCGTTCTATTGGAGACGGTCAGTACAAACGCTGTGGAGTCATTTCAACCCCCGACCTGAGGAAGTGTCAGCTCACAGCCAATGACAG GTTTATCATCCTGGCCTGCGACGGGCTGTTCAAAGTGTTTTctgctgatgaagctgtgaAGTTCGTCCTCGGCGTCCTGCag gAGGGCAGCGTGGAGCCGAGGCCGGGGCTGACGGAGGAGGAGCTCAGGTTCGAAGCTGCTTGCCAACAGTTGGCCAGTGAGGCGGTGAGGCGGGGCTGTGCCGACAATGTCACTGTGATCCTGGTTTCTATTGGCTTCtga
- the LOC121609480 gene encoding integrin-linked kinase-associated serine/threonine phosphatase 2C isoform X2, whose translation MQDAHVLLTDMSSCLSALPAQVSQVSYFAVFDGHGGARASRFAAENLHHNLAKKFPGGETENVDKLIKKCLLDTFRQTDEDFLKKASSQKPAWKDGSTATCLLVVDDMVYVANLGDSRAVLCRMEVSGGAGGQRRSVTLALSREHNPTIYEERMRIQRAGGTVRDGRVLGVLEVSRSIGDGQYKRCGVISTPDLRKCQLTANDRFIILACDGLFKVFSADEAVKFVLGVLQEGSVEPRPGLTEEELRFEAACQQLASEAVRRGCADNVTVILVSIGF comes from the exons ATGCAGGACGCTCACGTGCTGCTGACGGACATGAGCAGCTGTCTGTCCGCGCTGCCGGCACAAGT GTCTCAGGTTTCGTACTTCGCGGTGTTCGACGGTCACGGAGGAGCTCGAGCTTCTCGATTCGCTGCAGAGAATCTTCACCACAATCTGGCCAAGAAGTTCCCCGGCG GAGAAACAGAGAACGTGGACAAGCTGATCAAAAAATGTCTCCTGGACACTTTCCGGCAGACAGACGAAGACTTTCTGAAGAAAGCTTCCAGCCA GAAGCCGGCATGGAAGGACGGATCCACGGCCACCTGCCTGCTGGTGGTGGACGACATGGTGTACGTGGCCAATCTGGGAGACAGCAGG gCGGTGCTGTGTCGGATGGAGGtgtcaggaggagcagggggtcAGAGGAGGTCGGTGACTCTGGCTCTCAGCAGAGAACACAACCCGACCATCTacgaggagaggatgaggatcCAGAGAGCAGGAGGCACCGTCAG ggACGGCAGGGTGCTGGGTGTCCTCGAGGTGTCTCGTTCTATTGGAGACGGTCAGTACAAACGCTGTGGAGTCATTTCAACCCCCGACCTGAGGAAGTGTCAGCTCACAGCCAATGACAG GTTTATCATCCTGGCCTGCGACGGGCTGTTCAAAGTGTTTTctgctgatgaagctgtgaAGTTCGTCCTCGGCGTCCTGCag gAGGGCAGCGTGGAGCCGAGGCCGGGGCTGACGGAGGAGGAGCTCAGGTTCGAAGCTGCTTGCCAACAGTTGGCCAGTGAGGCGGTGAGGCGGGGCTGTGCCGACAATGTCACTGTGATCCTGGTTTCTATTGGCTTCtga